Proteins from a single region of Salvelinus sp. IW2-2015 linkage group LG4p, ASM291031v2, whole genome shotgun sequence:
- the LOC111960639 gene encoding presenilin-associated rhomboid-like protein, mitochondrial, with translation MSWRGCILRLARDDIICMAKRGNRITLNTQQRCGFKKAVKETKTKKGVIEETGPSHTEPSEGLIHKRGASPLVEPSVAYTHSRSFGRLVKPLVFTIGFTGCSFGTAAIWQYESLKSRVQSYFDEVRAEWLEKLRPQKQGDLRKWINQWWNSLSEGQRTVAGIIAANAVVFCCWRVPSLQRSMIKYFTSNPASKTLCFPMLLSTFSHYSFFHMAANMYVLWSFSSSIVSMLGREQFMAVYMSAGVISTMFSYVCKTASGRLGPSLGASGAIMTVLAAVCTKMPEAKLAIIFLPMYAFSAGNALKAIVVMDTAGLVLGWRFFDHAAHLGGALFGIWYIMYGHELIWKNRETLVKVWHDLRTKGPSGGGNGGSGPQ, from the exons ATGTCGTGGAGGGGATGTATTTTAAGATTGGCTAGGGATGACATTATTTGTATGGCAAAGAGAGGAAACAG AATCACCCTCAACACTCAACAGAGATGTGGCTTCAAGAAAGCAGTGAAGGAGACAAAGACCAAGAAGGGGGTCATAGAGGAGACGGGGCCCTCACACACAGAGCCCAGTGAAGGGCTCATCCACAAGAGGGGTGCGTCTCCCCTCGTGGAGCCCTCAGTGGCATACACACACTCCAGGAGCTTTGGCAGACTGGTCAAGCCCCTGGTGTTCACAATAGGG TTTACAGGCTGTTCATTTGGCACAGCGGCCATCTGGCAGTATGAGTCACTGAAGTCCCGGGTCCAGAGCTACTTTGACGAGGTCCGGGCCGAATGGTTGGAGAAACTACGGCCGCAGAAACAGGGGGATCTTCGCAAATGG ATCAACCAGTGGTGGAACAGCTTGAGTGAGGGCCAACgtactgttgcag GGATCATAGCTGCTAATGCTGTGGTGTTTTGCTGTTGGAGAGTGCCATCCCTCCAGCGCTCTATGATCAAATACTTCACATCCAACCCTGCCTCCA AAACCCTGTGTTTCCCCATGCTCCTGTCCACGTTCAGCCACTACTCCTTCTTCCACATGGCGGCCAACATGTACGTCCTCTGGAGCTTCTCCTCCAGCATCGTCTCCATGCTAGGCAGGGAGCAGTTCATGGCCGTTTACATGTCTGCAG GTGTTATCTCTACGATGTTCAGCTATGTATGTAAGACAGCCAGTGGGCGCTTAGGTCCCTCTCTTGGAGCG TCAGGAGCCATCATGACAGTCTTGGCTGCCGTCTGTACCAAAATGCCAGAGGCTAAGCTGGCAATCATCTTCCTCCCGATGTATGCTTTCTCTGCAGGCAAT GCATTGAAAGCCATAGTAGTCATGGACACAGCTGGCCTAGTTTTAGGATGGCGGTTCTTCGACCACGCGGCCCATCTAGGCGGAGCTCTTTTTGGCAT CTGGTACATCATGTATGGCCACGAGCTGATATGGAAGAACCGCGAGACCCTAGTGAAGGTGTGGCACGACCTTAGGACAAAGGGTCCTAGTGGGGGAGGAAACGGTGGCAGCGGCCCCCAGTAG
- the LOC111960636 gene encoding nucleotidyltransferase MB21D2: MAAPALTSRAGSVNSLGNSPTATPSSTNNNNKIIPNYPELDFRSGARIEDLNRLILEFSKHDQREYDDQRALEIHTAKDFIFSMLGMVQKLDQKLPVANEYLLLSGGVREGVVDMDLDELSVYARGTDYDMDFTLLVPALKLHDRNQPVTLDMRHSALCHSWLSLRLFDEGTINKWKDCCTVVDHINGATNYFFSPTLVADWFYESISVVLVEIQKKPQRGMPRVEKVERNGTIISVILGVGSSRMLYDIXPVVSFKGWPAVAQSWLMENHFWDGKITEEEVISGFYLVPACSHKGRKENEWRLSFARSEVQLKKCISAXLMQAYQACKAIIIKLLSRPKAISPYHLRSMMLWACDRLPATYLSQEDFSAHFLLGLIDDLQNCLVNKMCPNYFIPQCNMLEHLSDEMAMLHARKLSSVRSDPAEHLRTTIEHAKAANRLTLELHWRGSASNLPSPQSDAGGEHQPDDRLAKKLQQLVTENPGKSISVFINPDDVTRPHFRIDDKFF, translated from the exons ATGGCGGCCCCTGCGCTAACCAGCCGGGCTGGGTCCGTAAATAGCTTGGGAAACAGCCCCACTGCGACTCCCAGCTCCACGAACAATAACAACAAGATCATCCCAAACTACCCCGAGCTCGATTTCAGGTCCGGGGCCAGAATCGAGGATTTGAACCGATTGATTCTGGAATTTAGTAAACACGATCAGCGAGAATATGACGACCAGCGAGCGCTCGAGATTCACACCGCCAAGGATTTCATTTTCTCCATGCTCG GTATGGTGCAGAAACTGGACCAGAAGCTCCCTGTGGCCAACGAGTACCTGCTGCTGTCAGGTGGTGTGCGGGAGGGCGTGGTCGACATGGACCTAGACGAGCTGAGTGTTTACGCCCGCGGCACCGACTATGACATGGACTTTACCCTCCTCGTGCCTGCGCTCAAGCTGCACGACCGCAACCAGCCGGTCACTCTGGACATGCGCCACTCAGCCCTGTGCCACTCGTGGCTGAGCCTGCGCCTCTTCGACGAGGGCACCATCAACAAGTGGAAGGACTGCTGCACAGTGGTAGACCACATCAATGGCGCCACCAACTACTTCTTCTCACCCACACTGGTGGCTGACTGGTTCTACGAGTCCATCAGCGTGGTCCTGGTGGAGATCCAGAAGAAGCCCCAGCGCGGCATGCCCCGCGTGGAGAAG GTGGAGCGGAACGGCACMATCATCTCCGTCATCCTGGGCGTGGGCAGCAGCCGYATGCTCTATGACATCKTGCCTGTGGTCTCCTTCAAGGGATGGCCRGCGGTGGCCCAGAGCTGGCTGATGGAGAACCACTTCTGGGAYGGCAARATCACAGAGGAGGAGGTGATCAGCGGCTTCTACCTGGTGCCTGCCTGCTCCCACAAGGGCCGTAAGGAGAATGAGTGGCGCCTGTCKTTYGCCCGCAGYGAAGTGCAGCTCAAGAAGTGCATCTCGGCCARCCTGATGCAGGCCTACCAGGCRTGCAAGGCCATCATTATCAAGCTGCTGTCAAGGCCCAAGGCCATCAGCCCCTACCACCTgcgcagcatgatgctgtgggCCTGCGATCGGCTCCCCGCCACCTACCTGTCCCAGGAAGACTTCTCAGCCCACTTCCTGCTAGGCCTCATCGATGACCTGCAGAACTGCCTGGTCAACAAGATGTGCCCCAACTACTTCATCCCACAGTGCAACATGCTGGAGCACCTGTCGGACGAGATGGCCATGCTCCATGCCCGCAAGCTCAGCTCGGTGCGCTCCGACCCGGCCGAGCACCTGCGCACCACCATTGAGCACGCCAAGGCGGCCAACCGACTGACCCTGGAACTGCATTGGCGCGGCAGTGCCTCAAACCTGCCGTCGCCACAGTCGGACGCGGGCGGCGAGCACCAGCCGGATGACCGCTTGGCTAAGAAGCTGCAGCAGCTGGTGACGGAGAACCCCGGAAAGTCCATCTCGGTGTTCATCAACCCCGATGACGTGACGCGGCCGCACTTCCGCATCGACGACAAGTTCTTCTGA